The Aeoliella mucimassa genome includes the window GTATGACGCGACCTTCCGACCATGCTTAATTCTCTGTTCCTGGCGACGACCTCCTCGGCCACCTTTGTGTACCCGCTGCTCGCCGATCTCAAGAACAGCCTTGCCTGGGGGCTGGTGATTCTGGCGATTGTGCTAGGCATGCTAGTTACCTTGCAACCGGTCAAACGCACCAAGGAATTCAAAGGTCGCCAGGATTAGCGAAACCGATTTGCACCCATGAGTGACTACGCCGATTGGATTGGCCGTACGCAAACTGTTGAAGACTCCTTGTGTCCGAACGTGGCTCGCGCCGCGTCGGCTACCTTGCTGAACCGCGACCAACCGTTCGCCGCCGGCGACGCGTTGCCTCGGCTCTGGCATTGGTTCTACTTTCTGGCGACTGCTCCGCAGAACCAGCTTGGCGACGATGGTCATCCGCGCCGCACCGAGGCGAGCTTCATGCCGCCGATTCCGCTTCCGAGGCGCATGTTCGCTGGCGCGCGACTCAAGTTCCATCGCCCGCTGTGCGTGGGGCAGCCAGCCGAGCGCGAAACCACCATCAGCAACATTACCAACAAGTCGGGCAGCAGCGGTCAGCTGGCGTTCATCACCCTCGACCATCGCTTGACCCAAGCCGGCGAGCTGTGCCTCGAAGAACAACAAGACATCGTCTATCGCGAGCAGGGGGCTCCGATCTCGCTGCCGGAGCCTGCAGAGTTGCCTCCGCTCGACTCGGCTGCCTGGTCGCAAACCATCGTGCCCGATACTCGGTTGTTGTTCCGTTACTCGTCGCTGACGTTCAACGCCCATCGCATCCATTACGATCGCAATTACGTGACCAGCGAAGAGGGCTATCCCGCGCTGGTCGTGCATGGGCAGCTCACCGCAACCATGCTGCTTGAGCTGGTGCTGCAGCACGCCGAGCGACCTGTCACCGCGTTCTCGTTCCGTGGCAAAGCCCCACTGTTCGACGGAGCCCCCGTGCGACTGGTCGGAACCGTGAACGACAACGAGGTTGAACTAATCGCCCAAGGCCCCGATGGCCGCACTGCGATGCAGGCGAAAGCCGAGTTGGCGTAGTCGCGCTCGCGCAGCTGCATCTATGCGAGGGCTAACTTCGTTCGATCTTTCGCGGGCTGATGGTTGGCGAAACCTCCTTCGTCAGATCAAGGTCGTTCTGTTCCTTTAAACCCATCTCGTTCGGCGACTTGCCGACCCATTCGCTCTTGCTGCCTTCGAGCGTGATCGTCAGGCTCTCGGGATCGATCACCAGTGTGCTAAAGAGCGCCTCGCGGTAAGGGCAGGTGTACTCGATGTACGGGTGCGACTCGTGCACCTCGGCCGGGTAGCTGGTGTGCTTGTAGTCGCCCCCCATCCAGTAGTACGAAGCCGAGTTCACGTGCAGGTAGCGAACATGCTCGACTTCGCGAATCGCGTCGATGTGCGTGTGCCCGTTGATCGCCAGCAGTACCTTATCGGCCGCTTTGCTCAGCAGTTGCTGCACCTGCTCGGCGTTGTCCACTGCGGCTGGTCCCGCGAGCGGTTGGTGCGATACCACCACGATTGGCCCCGCGAGTTCCTCCAGCTGTTTTTCGAGCCAGGCGAGTTGCTCCTCGCCGATGTACGAGGGGTATCCTCCTTTGTAAGTCGGCGAGCCGGAGTCGTTACCGTCGAGCACGATCAGCTGCACGCCGGCCACGTCGGTCGTGTAGTACCGCGATGGCATGCCCCACACTTCCAGGCACTCCGCTTTGGTATGGCCCGAGTCGGTGTCGTGGTTGCCAATCACATGCAGCGGCTTCTTGTGCGAGCCGTTAAACCGGTCGATCACCTCGCGGTTCTTCTCGGCCGGGTAGGCGAAGTCGCCGAGTTGCAGCACCGCGTCGAGCGTTTGCTTTTGCATCGCATTGGCGAACGCGCTGATCCGCTGCACTCCGTCGTGCATGACGTCTTGATGCAGGTCGGCAATCATGCCGATGCGCACCGGGCGGTCGAGCTTCTGCAGGGCTGCGTGCGATCGGGCAGCCAAGGCCAGTGCCAGCAGCGGAACGCTTGCCGTCCCCAGCTTTAACGCTTCTCGACGGGTGAGTGATTCTGGTTTCGCTGCCGAAGTGATCGCCTGGTCGGTAGGGAGCATCGCTTTTCTCCTAAGTAGATTGGTGCCCGATGTCTGCTGTTCTAACACGAGCTGCAATGGGGTGCTACTTTCTTAACCGGAACTTGATTTATGAAGGTTTTGTGAGTCATCGTACGTCCCCGCTTCGCAGCCGGCCCTGCCCGCACACCAGGCGAACCGGCTACAATAGTGGACCTATCGAGTAGCCGATTGCCCCCCATACCTGCTGTAGGAGTTCGACGATGCCATTCGCTGTTAAAGACAAAGTTGCTCTGGTCACTGGTGCCAATCGTGGTATCGGCCGCACGATTGTCGACACGCTGATTGCTGCTGGTGTGAAAAAAGTGTACGCGGCAGTTCGCAAGCCCGACGCGGCCGATCCGCTGGTCGACGCTTATGGTCGCAAGATCGCCCCATTGCGAATCGATCTCGACGATCCCGCGACCATCGTCAGCGCGGCCGAAACTGCTAGCGATGTCGAGCTGGTGATCAACAACGCTGGCGTTTTGCGACAGGCGTCCGCCCTGGCCGACGATGCGGTCGAGCAACTGCAATACGAAATGAACGTGAATGTCTATGGTCTGATGCGCATGGCCCATGCGTTTGCTCCGGTGCTCAAAGCCAATGGCGGCGGTGCCTTGGTGCAGGTGAACTCGGTCGCGTCGCTGCGGTCGTTCCCTCCGTTCGCCACCTACTGTGCGTCGAAGGCCGCGTCGTACTCCATCACCCAGGCGCTGCAGGTGCAACTGGCCGAGCAGGGGACCCAGGTGCTGAGCGTGCACCCTGGCCCGATCGCGACCGACATGGCCGACGATGCCGGGCTGCAGGACATGGCCGAACCCCCCACGTTGGTGTCCGAGGGAATCGTCGCCGCCCTGGCAGCTGGCGACTACCACTTGTTCCCCGACACGATGGCCAAGCAGCTGTGGAGCGAGTACGAGAGCTTCGCCAAAAACGTGGTCGAAGCCCGCGGCAGCGAAGGCTAAAGCCATCCGCCGGAACGATCGCGCGGTCGCCGCCCGAATCGCCGGGAAACCATAGTTTCCCACTGCTGTGCAAATAGATTCCCAATTTACCCACCGATGGGAAAATTGAATCTGCACGCACTCTACAAAACCAGTGGTTTTCGCACTGGAATAGATTCCCATTCCCAATAACGCATCGAGTGGGAATCTATTTTCCCGCTGCGCACTTATCGCAAGTCGTTGATAGGTAACAAGTTGCATCAACACCTCCGCGGAAAGTGCCCAAGAATAGATTCCCATGGGTGGGAAACTATTCTTGGTTGGGAGTTGGATGTTGGGAGTTGGATGGAGAAATGTCATCTTGAAGGAGCTTCGAGCGACTGAAAGATCTAGCCTATCGCTTACAGCCTAAAGCCTACAGCTTTGACAACCGCGCAGCAGCGAACACCCACACAAGCGGCATCGCGGTCAGAGACCGCTCCTACAGCGCGCTTGCCTGGTGAATGGCCTTACTGGTTTTCATGTTCACTCGGTTACATCTTTCCATCCTCCAACAACGGACCACAGACGACAAACAACGGACAACACTTCACCTATCCATTAGAACACCTAAGGTGGCCAATTCCTAGCGAAAACTGCCGTATCCGAAAGAAATCGTTTAGCCCTCGAATTTACCCTTGTATCTTCCCTCAGAGGTTACTGTAGTCGAAAATAGGATTTAAGCTGCTTCACTGAGTGAGCGTAGCGAACGAAGAGGAGCACCCAGCGGGATCACGAGGGAGTCATTCATGGGGGAGGCTGGATAGCCGGGCGTGTATGGCGTTGAAAGCAGAGGAGTTCGAAGACGAATCCGGAAGTGGTTGGGAGTTACTCGATTGGGTCGTCTCCGCTCTGAATTACCTACGGTTCGCAAGTCGGATCAAGCTGTCGAGGGTGGGAGCTTGGCGTGCCGTTGGTGAAACGCTCGTCGTCACGGGGAAGCATGGGTTGGAAGTTGTGATACCAGCCGCCTTCAGACAGCCCGTCCGGGAATTCGTGTACCAGCATGCCGGGTTTATTCTGTTCAAGCTGACCCGTAATCGTGGAATCGGGGCGGGCAACGAAGCTCGCCCAATGGGAGTACGGCGCCGAGGAGTTATTGGCAACCGCCCACATGCGATAGTCTGAGCATCGCGTCGGAACCTGGCGAATTACCAGGTCGTCGAGGCAATTCGGCCCGCCGCTGCGTGCATTATGGAACGAGTGCAGCATTACGGTTACGCCTTGTTGGTGGTAGGCGGCGTAGATCTGCGGCCAGCAGCCGTCGTAGCAAATGGCCAGTCCGACCTTTACGCCGTTGATTGTTCGCGTGACCAGACGATTGCCGGCAGTATAAGAGTCCTGATCGCGACCGGTGCACATTGACTTGTCGTAGCGATCAACAATCTCGCCTTGGGGATTGATCAGGTACAGACAATTCGTGGGCTTGGTCTCCGCATCGAGGTAGTGTGCCGAACCGAGAACTATCCAGAGACCGAGTTCCTTGGACAGATTGCGAATCTTCCGAGTCTCTTCACGAAGCGTTGTCCAATCGAAGTCTTGAAAATCGCGAAAATCGACACCCGCGTAGCCGGACAACGAAGCCTCGGACGTGTGCAACAGGTGGGCGTCGGCCTCTTTGGCTTGCCGCATATACCTACGGATCCACTCTCCATTGCTGGCAATGTCGGAACCAACGGGAAACTGGCAACTTGCCACTCGCAGTGTTTCGATCGGCGAAGCTGCTCGTTCGGCGTCGGAGGCATCGCTAGACGGCTCTGCTGCCAACACTGGGGACGCCAATGCAATCACGAGTACGATGGACAACGACGCAGAAACTTGACTGAGAAAGACTCGCACATTCTTCATGAAGTTGCCTTGAAGTTGCAGTTGACCAGAGAGCGGATGAGAGCTGCTCCCCACTATGGTTTAGGACGCCAAGTGAATCAACTATGCGAATTTGCGCAAACTCCATGACAACGGGGGATTCGCACCTAATAGATTCCCATTTTTCAATAACACATCGAGTGGAAAACTACTCCTTCCACTCCACCGCCGGCCATAGGATGGCGGTGCCGTCGCGGCTGGCGGTCAGGGCGGTTTGGCCGTCGGTGGAGAAATCGACCGACGTGATGTCTTGCGTGTGCCCGGTGAGGGTGAGGATCTCGTTGCCGTTGGATGCGTCCCACAGTTTGGCCGTGGTGTCTTGGCTGCCGGTCAGGACGCGCGCGGCGTCGGGCGTGAAGGCGACGCTGGTCACGGCCGAGGTGTGGCCCGATATCGTGGCCAGCAGCTCGCCGGTCGCGGTGTTCCAGACCTTGGCGGTGTTGTCCTGGCTGCCGGTGACTACCTGTGAGCCATCGCGCGAGAACTCCCCGCACAGCACGCCCCACGCATGGCCTTCGAGCGTGCGAATCACCTGGGCGGTTTTCACGTCCCACAGCTTCGCCGTGTGGTCGCTGCTGGTGGTGAGCAGGTGAGTGCCGTCGGACGAGAATCGCACCGAGTGCACGCTGACGGTGTGCGCGGCGAGCGGTTCGCCGACCGTTTGGCAAGTCTTTACCTCCCACAGTCGCACGGTGCCATCGTCGCTGGCCGTGGCGATTAGCTCGCCATTCGGCGAGAAGTCGAGGCTGTTGATGTAGCCTTGGTGACCACCGACGAGTTGGCCGATCATCTGTTGCGATTCGCTATCCCACAGCTTGGCGGTGCCATCCCAGCTGCCAGTGGCGACGATCTTGCCATTGGGCGACATGCCAACCGCGGCGACCGCGCCGTGAGGGCTGAATCGCACGCCCCAGGTGCCGGTCGCGAGATCCATTAGCCGGGCGTCGTTGCCACCGATGGTGAGCACGCGTTGGCCGTCGGGCGTGTAGATGGCGGTCCACAGGGTGCCTGCGGTTTGATTGGTCACGAGCGGCGGTAGTTGGTCGAGGTCGACCTGGGGAGCATCGGCAGGTTGCCATCGCCAGACCTTGCTATTGCCAGCCGAGGTAACCAGCACCGCGGAGCCATCGGGAGCAAAGTCGACTCCGGTCGCCTTGCCGGCGCCGAGCGTCGCTTGGGCGACAACTTGGTGCGACACCAGATCCCATAAACGGACGATGCCATCTTCGCAGGCGGTTACCAGCTGGGTGCCGTCGTCCGACAGGTCCATCGCGGCGACCCAGTTGGGGTGCTTGAGTAGCGACTCGGTGGCCTCGCTGGCGGTGGAAACTTGCCAGCGGGTGCAGGTGTTGTCGCCGCTGGCGGAGTAGAGCGAGTTGGCATCGGCCGGAGCGAACGCGAGCGCGGTAATCGTGCGGCTATGCCCGGTGAGTTCGGCTAGCGTGTCGGCCCCTGTGTCGGTGGTTTGCCATACGAGGATGGTGCCGCGGTCGTCGCCGGTGGCAAACGTGGTGCCATCGTCGGCAAAGGCAGCCGAAGTGACTTCCGACGCGTGCCCGGTAAGTTCGGCCAGTAGCTGGCCGGTCGCGAGATCCCAGAGTCGAGCGGTAGTGCCGGTGCCGCCGGTTACCAGGTAGCGGCCTTCAGTGTCGGCAGCGATCACCCCCACGCGCCCGGTGCCGCGCATCACCTGTAGTTCGGCCCCGGTGCCGACATTCCACACGCGAGCGGTGTTGTCGCCGGCGCCGGTGATGAGTTGCTGCCCCGCGTCGATGAACACCGCGCTAGTGGCGAGGAACTCGTGCCCTTGGGCGAAGCGAGCGACTGGCGAGCCGTTCGGGCTCCACACTTTTGCAGTACGATCGCGGCTAGCGGTGAGCACCTGGTCGTCGCTCGTAAAGCGGGCTGCCAGCACTGCATCGGCATGACCGGCCAGGGTGCGACTGCCGAGCACATGCGACTCGGCGTAGCCGGCGACGTTCCACACGCGGATCGTCGAGTCCTGACTGGCTGACGCTGCGTGGCTGCCATCGGGGGCCATGGCGACCGACTCCACTCGGCTACCATGTCCGCGCAAGGTTTTGATTTCGCTCGCGGTCGCCAGGCTCCAAAGTCGCAGCGTGTTGTCGTGCCCGCCCGAGAGTACGACCGACGGATCGGCCGGATCGAACACCACGCTGCGGACCGCGCCGGTATGGCCTTCGAGTACGATGGCCGGCGAGGCTACTTGGCGACCGTCGGATAGTCGCGTGGCCAACTCGAGCCCGCCAACCTGGTCGGGGCTCCAGACTCGCACGCGTTTGTCGTAGCCACCGGTCGCGATGCGATCGCCAGTTGGCGAGAACGCGGCCGCGTACACAGGGCCTTCGTGATCGGTAAAGTAGGCGGCCGGCGAGTAGCTGCCGTCGCTCTGCCGTTGCCAGACGATCACGTTGCTATCCTGACTGGCGGTGACAATCTGCTGACCATTGGGCGAGAACTGCGCGGCCCACACCCACCAGTTGTGCCCTACGAGCGTCGCGGTCGACTCGCCGGTCGCAAGGTCCCACACGCGGGCGGTGTTGTCGTACGACGCACTCACCAGTTGCTTGCCATCGGTCGAGAACGCGACGTCGAGCACTCCATCGGCGTGGCCAGTGAGCGTGGCTTGCTCGCTGCCGTCGCTGGCGTTCAGCCGATGAATGATGCCATCGCTGGTACCGGCGGCCAGGGTCTCGCCATCGGGCGAGAAGGCCACGCTGTAGACGTACTGACCAAGCGGCGCGGTGAACAACACCTCGCCGGAGTCGGCGTGACGCACGGTAAGGTTGCCGCTGCGGTCGCCGCTGGCGATCCACTTGCCATCCGGTGAGTAGGCCACTGCGTCGACTTGTGCAGGACTCGAGTAGACCGCTTCGCTGAGTTCGCACAGGTAACGCAGGCGTCCCCATTCCCAGTGCCGACGCGCCGGCGGGGTGGCGGTAAGTAGCTCGAGGGCAAAGTCGTAGGCGTTTTCGTCGATCTTCGCCGCTGCCAGGCCGATGCTGGCGATGTAGGCTTCGTATTCCTCGCTGTCGCGGGCTTCCACGGCTTCGATCTTAGCGGCCACCGCAGCGCGTTCGTTGTCCTCGGCTTTCATGCGATTCTTCTCGGCGATGTCTCGCAGGCGATCGGCCTCTTTTTGCAGGCGTTCGGCTTCGTCGCGTTCGGACTCGGCAATGTCTTTCTGTCGCTTCGCTTCCTTGGCGTTCTTGATAGCGGTCGCTTCGTTCTTGGCCGCCAACTCGGCGTTGGCCACCGCAATGCCTTCCTGCTCCTTGGCCTTGTCGCGTTGGTTGCTGATCTCCACGTTCGAGGCGGCGATCTTGATGTACGAGTAGGTGCCGAGGGCGACGATTGCTACCACCAGGGCCGCTACCGCTCGCTTGGTCCAGGCGAACATCGCTTGACGGGCGGTGCGGTCGCGCTGGGCCTGACGAATCTGGGCCAGCAGTTCGGTGTGAGCTGGCTCGCTTTCATTGAGTAGCGACTCGGCGAGGTCGAGGTCGCCCCCTTCGAGCGCCTGAGTAGCGTAGGCCAGTTCGGTTTCGGTGAGCAGTTGCCGCGCCTTGGCATTCTCTTGCCAGAGGGCCAGCGACTCCTGAAAGCCATACATCGCGCGGGCGAACAACTGGTAGTCGTGCTTTTCGCGGGCTTCGCTGAGATGACGCTCGGCATTGGCGGCCAGCACCAGACTCTCGGAGTGTGACAAGTACAGCCGCACCGCAGTCTGGAAGTCTTTGACCGACTGGTATCGCTCCGCTTGCTTGGTCTTCATCGAGCGAAGTGCGACGTCGAGCAATTCGCCTTGGTAGTGGATCGGATCGATCACGTTTTCGGCCGCGGCCATCAGGCACTGCATGACGTCGCGCCCGGAGTGGGGAGGGCGGTCGCCGATGAGTTCGTAGAGCATCGCGCCGAGCAGGTAGATGTCGCTCGTGTGGTCGACTTCCTCGATCGGCCCGCGAGCCATTTCCGGGGCCATGTAAGCGGGGGTGCCGCCGAGCGATTCGGATTGATGGATCGAACTGGCGTTGGGGAACTGCTGGGTCACTCGGGCGAGGCCCCAGTCCATCACCAGCACTTCGCCGAATTCGCCGAGCATCACGTTTTCGGGCTTCAGGTCGCGGTGCACCACTCCGCGGGCGTGGGCAAACGCCACCGCGTCGGCCACGCGGAGCAGGATGTTCAGATTCTCGTCGAGCGTCTTCTTGGCGAGCACGTCCTCCCACGGCGTGCCCTGCACGTGCTTCATCGAGTAGAACAGCGCCCCGTCGTCGTTCGAGCCGAGATCGTAAATCGGCACGATGTTCGGGTGGTCGAGTTCGCCGGTTACCACCGCTTCGCTAATGAACTTGTCGCGCTGCTCCGCGCCCGACTTCGCGCCTGGCTTGAGCATCTTGACCGCTACTTTGCGAGCGATCGACGATTGCCGCGCCGCGTAGACGACGCCCATACCGCCTTCGCCGATTTGCTTGAGCAATTCGTAGTCGGGCGCGTCGCTGGGGCTGATATAAGTAACGGTCCCTTTGTTCGCTGGCGTGCCAAACCGACGCGGCTTCACCGGCAGTGTCGACTTCTGTTTGGCAATGGTCGCGGTGCCACCCTCCTGGCGGATGGTCTGGCCAGCCGAGGCGTTGAGGTTGAGCGTGCCCATCCACTGGCTGCTCATTTTCGCGGCCAGCTCCGGATCGCTACTCGACAGATCGATGGTCTTGTCGGAGTCGAAATCGACGGTGCCGCGATCTTCGCGAACGGGCTTGGGGGGGACCACGGTGGAATTGCCAACGCCGCTCGAGGGTAGCTCGATGGTGGAGTCGGCGTCGAAGTCGACTGTTCCATGATCGTCGGAGGTTGCTCGATTGCCCGCGGGGGCGTGATCGGCAACGGTCCCGCGGTCGTCCTTCTTTGGTGGCTCCGGCGCGTCGTGCGGCTCGTCTTCGAGTACGTCGAACTCGTCGGTATCCTCGTCCGAGTCCTCCGAGTCGTCACCGCCAGCGATGGTCAGCTCGACCTCTTCGGAGTCGTCGATCACGATCTCGTCGATGGTTTGATCGCCTGCGTAGGTGCGTTGCGAGGCCGAGAACTCGAGGGTGCTGGAGTTCTCGTCTTCCGGTGGTTTCGTATCGGGGTGAGTCGACTTGGGATCGATCTCCACGGTCTGATCGAATGGCAGCGTCGCATCGTCGTCGTCCGACAAATCGAGGTCGTCGAGCACGTGCCCGCCGGAGTCGCTGTGGTCCTTATCGTCTGCCGGAAGGGGGCGATTAGGGATCAGCTCGTACGTCTGGCGACCGGCCAGCCCTTCGTCCATTGTCGAAAACGGCGCACCGCAATGGGGGCACTTGTCGCCCGGCATCGGGGCGTTGGCAAGCGTCGCGCGGCAATGAGGACAGATGGGCATAGGAGGAGTAGGGGACGAGTAGGAAACTAACGTGGACGCCGGCGGCGCAGGTTCTGCCAACGACGTTTGTCGGCTTTTGCGAACGCCTGGTCAAGTCGTACCGCCCAGTCGGTTTTCGGATCGAGCACTGCTGCAGCGGCCGCTACCGCGGTAACCGCAGCTGCTCGGCGGCCGAGGTGGTTGCTCGTGGGAATCGCGCTCGAGTCGTCGATGCCCGGAGTCGGCAGCGTTTCTTCCCCCGCTGGCACCACAGCAGGTGCGTCTGCCGGCGCGGCTTGTTTGTCCGCGGGGGCTGCCTGGTCGATCGGCACCGCTGGCGATTGTTCCGCGGGTTGCTCGATGGGGGGACGGTCGCGAGTTCCGTCCGACGCGTCGTCGGGATCGATCGGATGATGATCGCGAACCACCACGTCGAGCACCAGTCGCGGCGTTTGATTCTCGCTGCGAACCAGATAAATGCGATAGTGATTGTCGGGCAACTTGGCAAACAGCGCGGGCAGGTCGTCCATCGCCCCGTCCGGCAGGCGGATGCCTTCGAGCATCGCGCCGTCGGGCAGCACCACATGCAAGCGGAAGTACCGCTCGCTGGTGGCCGACACGTCGCCGCCTCGCGAGCCAACGTCGCGGGTTTCGGACTGTTGCACGTAGTTCGAAGTGGTTTGCGGAGGAATCACCACTTCGTTCGTGCGGGCGAACTCCACCACCGGGAAATCGGGCGACAGGTCGATGGCGAACTTCGCATCGTCGGTGCCGGGCTGGCCGATCAGCACGGTCTCGATATTGCTCTGCCCCACGTTCACGGTAATCGCGCTGGTCGCGTAGTCGTCGTCGCGAATCACCACGTTGATCGGCACGTCGGCCGAAATGTTCGCCGGGTTCGGAGGCCCCGTGTAGTGGTACCAGATGACGAACGTCCCGGGCGTCGGCCCAGCGTACACTGCTTCGACCACCCAGCGATCCGAGAGCGGCAAGTCTTGGTTTTCGCCCCAGGCGACGAGCACTTCGAACTCGTCGGCACCTGGGTCGGTGAACGACAGGGTGAGCTGAGTGTTGCCGCCGCTGTCGATGTCGGTTGCAAAAATCGGGTTGAGCGTAGGAGCGACGTTCATCACCGTGATGTCGAACGACTGGGTGTGGCTGCCGCCATCGTCGTCGCTGAGCGTCACCGTGATGGTATAGGTGTTGTCGACGTCGTTGTCGGCATACAGATGGCTACCGGTTAGGGTGCCGGAGGTCGGCGTGCCTTGCGAGCCATCGACCACGGTCGCGGGTAGCTGCCCGGTTTCGACCACAGTGCCGTCGCCCCAATCGATGGTGTAGCTGAACGACTCGCTGGTCGGACCATTGGGGTTCAGCAGATTGCTGTAACCAGGGTCGGTGAACGAGCCGAGCATCGGAAGGTTGAGCGTGTCCCCTTCGTTGATGGTGAACGACTCGTCGGTCAACGTGAGGGTTGGCGCGACGTTGTTGACTTCGATCGTAAACGACTGGCTGGTGGTGCCGCCGTCGTCGTCGGCGAACTCGACCGTGACCGTGTAGGTGCCATTGTCGGCATACGCATGCGCGGCATGGGCGAAGCTGGCGGTGGTTGCTACTCCTGGCGATCCACTCACGCGATCGATGATGTCGACCACCGAGGTCACGGTTCCATCGCCCCAGTCGATTTGCGACGCGGTGAACGTCTCCTCGGAGAACGGGAAGAAGGGATCCTCGCCGGTGCTGCCGATCGTGGTGTACTGGTGATCGAAGCCAGGATCGGTAATGCCGATGCCGAGGTCGTCGAGCGTGAATGCCTGCCCTTCGTCGACTACCAAGGTACTGTCGGCCCCGGTGAGCTGCGGGGCGACGTTGTTCACGGTGACCGTGAAGCTGGCGGTCGCAAAGCCGAGGTTGTCGTCGGCCACCACTACGGTGACTGTGTACACCCCGTTGTCAGCATACGTGTGCGAGCCATCAAACGACGCCTGCGTGGCGACGCCGGGGCTGCCGACCTGGTCGATCGTGGCCGTGGGGCCGAACTCCAGGTTCGGAGTATCGCCCCACGAGATGAAGTAGGTGAACGTTTCCTGAGTGCCGAGCGCGGTGTTGTCGAAACCGGGGTCGGTGATGATGCCGAGGTTGGTGAGCGACAGCAGC containing:
- a CDS encoding PKD domain-containing protein — translated: MRRRPWFDRRSATSREGVRRESADLEVRALEQRRVLDASGPAILVTPTPTAEGDTVTVSVDAGEIANPQFDWTVTVDAVVIETSNSSLFEFTPADNGDYSISLQITDSYGEHFSSATNLSVVNIAPTVTPAGNVTVDEGGLLVFGDIGSIIDPGFRSVATGTNETFTYSIDWGDSTTPNTGHATLDQIGSPGHVTEASFSGVHIYADNGTYTVSLTVTDDDGGVSGVATLEVTVNNVKPTLGVVGDQTAYEGVELSIDNLGSIVDQGFQNLANGTDETFSYSIDWGDGTAADIGTATIDQIGSPGTLTLASLDGTHTYEVDGTYTVTLTVTDDDGGTAQGTFDVQVIDADPVLTVVGNQSVDEGQTFTITNLGEVSDLVYLPDRGDQLTYTIDWGDGTSIDSGIATIDQLGPLGTPTLASLDGTHTYADNGNYTVTVTVSDGDGRSDTGHFKVAVANVAPTLSVVDDQVIDEGSLLSLTNLGIITDPGFDNTALGTQETFTYFISWGDTPNLEFGPTATIDQVGSPGVATQASFDGSHTYADNGVYTVTVVVADDNLGFATASFTVTVNNVAPQLTGADSTLVVDEGQAFTLDDLGIGITDPGFDHQYTTIGSTGEDPFFPFSEETFTASQIDWGDGTVTSVVDIIDRVSGSPGVATTASFAHAAHAYADNGTYTVTVEFADDDGGTTSQSFTIEVNNVAPTLTLTDESFTINEGDTLNLPMLGSFTDPGYSNLLNPNGPTSESFSYTIDWGDGTVVETGQLPATVVDGSQGTPTSGTLTGSHLYADNDVDNTYTITVTLSDDDGGSHTQSFDITVMNVAPTLNPIFATDIDSGGNTQLTLSFTDPGADEFEVLVAWGENQDLPLSDRWVVEAVYAGPTPGTFVIWYHYTGPPNPANISADVPINVVIRDDDYATSAITVNVGQSNIETVLIGQPGTDDAKFAIDLSPDFPVVEFARTNEVVIPPQTTSNYVQQSETRDVGSRGGDVSATSERYFRLHVVLPDGAMLEGIRLPDGAMDDLPALFAKLPDNHYRIYLVRSENQTPRLVLDVVVRDHHPIDPDDASDGTRDRPPIEQPAEQSPAVPIDQAAPADKQAAPADAPAVVPAGEETLPTPGIDDSSAIPTSNHLGRRAAAVTAVAAAAAVLDPKTDWAVRLDQAFAKADKRRWQNLRRRRPR